A region of Allocoleopsis franciscana PCC 7113 DNA encodes the following proteins:
- a CDS encoding glycosyltransferase family 4 protein gives MRILHILNHIQEIGNGIVNVAIDLACLQAKTGHDVAVASAGGEYEALLSEYGAKHFKIDQTRTPINLIKAASMYRVAVQEFKPDIVHAHMMTGVVLARLLKMSSGYTLVSTVHNEFQRSAVLMGWAERVIAVSQAVAQSMVQRGIAENKLRIVSNGTLGSPRTRQLKEYQPLSLKRPAIATVAGMYRRKGIAELIEAFAQVAANFPQAQLYIVGNGPDRELFEAQAKLTTVSDRIHFEGFQPEPQRYLLASDIFVLASHRDPSPLVIPEAREAGCAIVATAVDGIPEALDGGQAGFLVPPSDSKALAGALEQLLSDPNVLQQWKEQAQHNLDRLNVVRVHQETMMVYEELIANSK, from the coding sequence ATGCGAATTCTACACATTCTTAACCATATCCAAGAGATCGGTAACGGAATTGTCAATGTCGCGATCGATTTGGCTTGTCTGCAAGCCAAAACAGGGCATGATGTAGCTGTTGCCTCGGCGGGTGGAGAATATGAGGCATTACTATCTGAGTATGGTGCAAAACACTTCAAAATCGATCAGACCAGAACACCGATTAATCTGATTAAAGCCGCTTCAATGTATCGAGTGGCGGTGCAAGAGTTTAAACCTGATATCGTTCATGCTCATATGATGACGGGAGTGGTCTTGGCACGCCTGTTAAAAATGAGTTCAGGATATACTCTGGTTTCTACAGTGCATAACGAATTTCAGCGAAGTGCCGTGCTGATGGGATGGGCTGAGAGAGTAATTGCCGTTAGCCAAGCTGTTGCCCAATCTATGGTGCAACGAGGTATTGCTGAGAATAAGTTACGGATCGTCTCGAACGGGACGTTGGGTAGCCCCCGCACTCGCCAACTGAAAGAGTATCAGCCTCTATCCTTAAAGCGTCCTGCAATCGCCACGGTTGCTGGTATGTATCGGCGTAAAGGAATTGCTGAGTTAATTGAGGCATTCGCGCAGGTTGCTGCCAATTTTCCGCAAGCACAGCTTTACATCGTGGGCAATGGTCCTGATCGGGAATTATTTGAGGCGCAGGCCAAACTGACAACCGTGAGCGATCGCATTCATTTTGAAGGTTTCCAACCCGAACCTCAACGCTATCTGCTGGCAAGTGATATCTTCGTGCTAGCCTCTCACCGCGATCCCTCTCCCCTGGTTATTCCAGAAGCCCGTGAAGCAGGCTGTGCCATTGTAGCCACAGCGGTGGACGGCATTCCGGAAGCTTTAGATGGAGGGCAAGCCGGTTTTTTAGTTCCACCATCAGATAGCAAAGCACTAGCCGGCGCTTTGGAGCAATTGCTCAGTGACCCTAATGTTTTACAACAGTGGAAAGAGCAAGCTCAACACAATCTTGATCGGCTCAATGTAGTGCGTGTCCATCAGGAAACAATGATGGTGTATGAGGAGCTAATCGCCAACTCGAAGTAA
- a CDS encoding glycosyltransferase family 4 protein, with amino-acid sequence MKKLIVHVAQLEVSESSGMGRVMWHWKNEFEKRGYEFIHIGKNEVGKLPHKALFPYRAHQLYKRLGRPADVLLIHEPVPGPFLNSKTPVVVYSQGSERRAWDLALKQNDGTIHEINWKRKILFPLWSLRHCDLGFRKAALVLLCNQQDADFAEQYYRQGRERYFVFRNGVNPFKIDETVQPQEPCTILFLGSWIKRKGIQTLVEAARLLYQSSVSVKWLLVGTCVERDKLIEDWPKELWSSVEVVPFYPPKTEEDFFARSNIFILPSIFEGQSLALLQAMEAGRCCITTSCCGQLDLIQHGQNGLLHEPGNAQQLASLIEECTKNEELRLRLGINVKASVQDRSWENVSAEIVDRIEKVLL; translated from the coding sequence ATGAAAAAACTAATCGTCCATGTAGCTCAACTTGAGGTGTCTGAGTCGTCGGGCATGGGAAGAGTGATGTGGCATTGGAAGAATGAGTTTGAAAAACGAGGCTACGAGTTCATACATATTGGGAAAAATGAAGTAGGGAAATTGCCCCATAAAGCATTATTTCCTTATCGCGCCCATCAACTTTATAAACGTCTGGGTCGTCCAGCAGATGTATTATTAATTCACGAACCTGTACCAGGACCTTTTCTCAATTCAAAAACTCCTGTTGTCGTTTACAGCCAAGGTTCAGAACGGCGTGCCTGGGACTTAGCTTTAAAACAAAACGATGGCACAATTCACGAAATTAACTGGAAGCGAAAAATACTGTTTCCGTTATGGAGTTTACGTCATTGCGATCTAGGCTTTCGCAAAGCGGCATTAGTATTATTATGCAACCAACAAGATGCTGACTTTGCCGAACAGTATTATCGTCAAGGGAGAGAGCGTTATTTTGTATTTAGAAATGGTGTCAATCCTTTCAAAATCGATGAAACAGTACAGCCTCAAGAACCCTGTACTATCTTGTTCTTAGGTTCTTGGATTAAGAGAAAAGGAATTCAAACCCTCGTTGAAGCCGCTCGTTTACTCTATCAATCAAGCGTGTCAGTCAAGTGGCTTTTGGTTGGTACTTGCGTGGAGCGGGACAAGCTGATAGAAGATTGGCCAAAAGAGCTTTGGTCGTCAGTCGAGGTTGTTCCTTTTTACCCACCCAAAACCGAAGAAGACTTTTTCGCTCGTTCCAATATTTTCATTTTGCCCAGTATTTTTGAAGGGCAATCACTAGCACTCTTACAAGCAATGGAAGCTGGTCGATGCTGCATTACAACCAGTTGCTGCGGTCAACTGGATTTAATTCAACATGGTCAAAATGGATTACTTCACGAACCAGGAAATGCTCAGCAGCTTGCTTCGTTAATCGAGGAATGTACAAAAAATGAAGAATTAAGACTACGTTTGGGGATAAATGTTAAAGCATCAGTTCAAGACCGGAGTTGGGAAAATGTATCTGCTGAAATAGTAGATCGGATTGAAAAGGTACTACTGTAA